From the genome of Scytonema hofmannii PCC 7110, one region includes:
- a CDS encoding lipoate--protein ligase family protein produces the protein MWRLIPLLEANGDLQMAIDRWLLEQHLLRSHPSTIRFYTWSPLTISLGYHQHKYPEHWQNLVWQGEKINLVQRPTGGRAVLHQGDLTYTVVTSGLAGNRLEMYQKICEFLIQGWRSLGVELHYGTTGRGYIHNPNCFGTATGADLVLPDGTKFIGSAQLRRGGTILQHGSIRLQPDAELFAQVFPGETFTPVKLPQLDIEKIMTALLSAASRCFDTQFEERPLSQSEWEAIEAGVKLVKIPDFFKKSGIL, from the coding sequence ATGTGGCGACTAATTCCGTTGCTAGAAGCGAATGGTGACTTGCAGATGGCAATTGACCGTTGGTTGCTAGAACAGCACCTGTTGCGATCGCATCCTTCTACTATACGATTTTATACTTGGTCGCCACTGACTATTTCCTTAGGATACCACCAACACAAATATCCAGAACACTGGCAAAATCTGGTTTGGCAGGGAGAAAAAATCAACTTGGTGCAGCGTCCAACAGGGGGACGGGCAGTCTTGCATCAAGGTGATTTAACTTACACCGTAGTAACATCTGGACTGGCGGGAAATCGTCTTGAGATGTACCAAAAAATTTGTGAGTTTCTGATTCAAGGGTGGCGATCGCTTGGCGTAGAACTGCACTACGGTACAACAGGGCGAGGTTATATCCATAACCCCAATTGTTTTGGTACTGCAACTGGTGCCGATTTAGTATTGCCAGATGGAACAAAATTTATTGGCAGCGCCCAACTGAGACGGGGAGGAACCATTTTGCAACATGGTTCTATTCGTTTGCAACCAGATGCTGAGTTATTTGCTCAAGTTTTTCCTGGGGAAACATTCACACCCGTGAAACTTCCTCAATTAGACATTGAAAAGATTATGACAGCATTACTTTCTGCTGCTAGCCGTTGTTTTGATACCCAGTTTGAGGAGCGTCCTCTGTCTCAGTCTGAATGGGAAGCAATTGAAGCGGGTGTTAAGTTGGTTAAGATCCCCGACTTCTTCAAGAAGTCGGGGATCTTGTAG
- a CDS encoding serine/threonine-protein kinase, translating into MTYCLNPFCPNPQHTNDGKFCLTCGSKLLLKERYRAIKPIGQGGFGRTFLAVDEDKPSKPRCVIKQFYPQAQGTSTVEKAVELFTQEAMRLDELGKHPQIPELLAYFTQDDRQYLVQEFIDGLNLAEELAQRGAFNEVEIRHLLNDLLPVLQFCHERQVIHRDIKPENIIRRKSTASAVGNLVIVDFGAAKAATYTALNRTGTSIGSPEYVAPEQIRGKAVFASDIFSLGVTCIHLLTQCSPFDIYDTYNATWVWQQHLKTPVSNELRRILDKMLEPTVAQRYQTVNAVLTDLNHQSSVAIRLQPLGASPIASPIAVTPVNPLSTAHKSVSVNPINDLIDKELQEVKTKLLGGSSGGNSNNVSTNTQFQPAQQPQPSGKSIIDEELEELKAKYQENG; encoded by the coding sequence ATGACCTACTGCCTGAATCCCTTTTGTCCGAACCCCCAGCATACCAATGATGGCAAGTTTTGCTTGACTTGCGGTTCCAAACTCCTCCTAAAAGAACGATACCGTGCTATCAAACCAATAGGACAAGGTGGTTTTGGTAGAACCTTCTTAGCTGTGGATGAGGATAAACCGTCTAAACCACGCTGTGTCATTAAGCAATTTTATCCCCAAGCCCAAGGCACGAGTACAGTGGAAAAAGCCGTTGAGTTGTTTACTCAAGAAGCAATGCGCTTGGATGAGTTGGGAAAACATCCACAAATCCCAGAACTACTGGCTTATTTTACTCAAGACGATCGCCAGTATCTTGTACAAGAATTTATTGATGGGCTTAACTTGGCTGAGGAATTGGCACAAAGAGGTGCTTTCAATGAAGTGGAAATTCGGCACTTACTCAACGACTTATTGCCAGTGTTGCAGTTTTGTCATGAAAGACAAGTCATTCACAGAGATATTAAACCAGAAAATATAATTCGCCGAAAATCGACTGCCTCAGCCGTTGGAAATCTTGTTATCGTAGATTTTGGTGCTGCAAAAGCAGCTACTTATACTGCTTTAAACAGAACTGGTACTAGTATTGGTAGTCCGGAATATGTTGCACCCGAACAAATCAGAGGAAAAGCTGTTTTTGCAAGTGACATATTTAGTTTGGGTGTGACTTGCATTCATCTCCTAACTCAGTGTTCTCCTTTTGACATATATGATACTTATAATGCGACTTGGGTTTGGCAACAGCATCTCAAAACTCCAGTCAGCAATGAGTTGAGACGAATTCTTGACAAAATGCTAGAACCTACTGTTGCCCAACGCTATCAAACAGTCAATGCTGTCCTTACAGATTTGAATCACCAGTCGTCAGTAGCGATACGGCTTCAGCCGTTAGGCGCTTCGCCTATCGCATCACCAATAGCAGTCACTCCTGTTAATCCACTGTCCACTGCACATAAATCTGTTTCTGTCAATCCTATAAATGACTTAATTGATAAAGAACTGCAAGAAGTAAAAACAAAGCTTTTGGGGGGTAGCAGTGGTGGGAACTCAAACAATGTCAGTACAAACACTCAATTTCAACCCGCACAACAACCCCAGCCTTCTGGCAAAAGTATTATTGATGAGGAATTAGAGGAATTAAAAGCTAAGTATCAAGAAAATGGTTAG
- a CDS encoding DUF6391 domain-containing protein has protein sequence MDTSSLFFIDITAAQPMQDADLLRHLSFVPGLEEFLILRQVHALEHATVWVLSGAKSPYAPPARATSHFQVDNELLGGLSTEKGFYLYGEVNISDLRRAATLALQRLTNGEEDLAVHPRCGTNLSVAMVLTAGLAVGMHLLLPRGPIEQLIGLGLAATTACELAPEVGASVQRYLTTSIPFNLEIDSITRTRDIWGREAHFVKVRWRD, from the coding sequence ATGGATACTTCTTCTCTTTTCTTTATTGATATTACAGCAGCCCAACCAATGCAAGATGCCGATTTACTCAGGCATTTATCATTTGTTCCTGGGTTGGAAGAATTTCTCATTTTGCGTCAAGTTCATGCTTTGGAACATGCCACAGTTTGGGTTCTAAGCGGCGCAAAAAGTCCTTATGCTCCTCCTGCTAGAGCAACAAGTCATTTTCAAGTTGACAACGAACTCTTAGGTGGTTTATCTACAGAAAAAGGATTTTATCTGTATGGAGAGGTAAATATTAGCGATTTACGAAGAGCCGCAACACTTGCTCTACAACGTTTAACTAACGGTGAAGAGGATTTAGCCGTGCATCCTCGTTGTGGTACAAATCTTTCAGTAGCGATGGTGCTCACAGCTGGGTTAGCTGTGGGAATGCATCTACTACTACCACGAGGACCCATTGAGCAACTCATAGGTTTGGGGTTAGCAGCAACCACCGCTTGTGAACTTGCTCCTGAGGTAGGTGCTTCGGTACAGCGATACCTGACAACGTCTATTCCCTTCAACTTAGAAATCGATAGTATTACGCGCACGCGAGATATTTGGGGACGCGAGGCACATTTTGTTAAAGTACGATGGAGAGATTAG
- a CDS encoding carbohydrate kinase family protein translates to MSNPRVLCLGEVLFDRLANQLGRKLEEVESWTAYPGGAPANVACALVKLGTPSGFVGCVGEDAPGNELVELFETVGVDTTGIQRHPTAPTRQVNVVRSLEGDRSFAGFKDFETTEFADTYLKANKLPTELFEAADFLVLGTLELAYPESGQAIYRALELAEQYDVKILLDINWRPVFWTNPDIAPQKIQELFKQVDFLKLSKEEAEWLFDTSDAGAITYRLNSVEGVLITDGENGCAYCLGENEGKLPAFSIPVVDTTGAGDSFVAGFIHQLLTHGIQSLNDKETVRKILNYASATGALTTMKAGAIAAQPTAAEVEAFLASQSI, encoded by the coding sequence ATGAGTAATCCCCGTGTTTTGTGCCTGGGTGAAGTTTTGTTTGACCGATTGGCTAACCAATTGGGGCGAAAGCTAGAAGAGGTTGAGTCTTGGACTGCTTATCCTGGAGGAGCACCTGCTAATGTAGCCTGTGCTCTAGTGAAGTTGGGAACACCTTCAGGATTTGTCGGTTGTGTGGGTGAGGACGCACCAGGGAATGAACTGGTGGAACTGTTTGAAACAGTGGGTGTAGATACAACAGGAATACAGCGTCATCCCACAGCACCAACAAGGCAAGTTAATGTTGTACGATCTCTGGAAGGCGATCGCTCTTTTGCTGGCTTTAAAGACTTTGAAACCACAGAGTTTGCTGACACTTACCTGAAAGCTAACAAATTACCAACAGAGTTATTTGAAGCAGCAGATTTTCTAGTTTTAGGGACTTTAGAGTTAGCTTATCCTGAAAGCGGGCAAGCGATTTACCGCGCTTTAGAGCTAGCAGAACAGTATGATGTCAAGATTCTTCTGGATATCAATTGGCGTCCCGTATTCTGGACAAACCCTGATATTGCTCCCCAAAAAATTCAAGAATTATTTAAACAAGTCGATTTTCTGAAACTGTCTAAAGAAGAAGCCGAATGGCTATTTGACACCAGTGATGCAGGCGCAATCACTTACCGCCTAAATTCGGTTGAAGGAGTTTTGATCACAGATGGAGAAAACGGCTGTGCTTATTGCCTTGGGGAAAACGAAGGCAAACTACCAGCTTTTTCCATCCCTGTCGTTGATACAACTGGTGCAGGGGATAGTTTTGTCGCTGGCTTCATCCACCAATTACTGACTCATGGTATCCAAAGCTTGAACGACAAAGAAACTGTGAGAAAAATCCTGAATTATGCCAGTGCAACAGGGGCTTTAACGACGATGAAAGCAGGTGCGATCGCAGCCCAACCCACTGCAGCAGAAGTCGAAGCTTTTCTTGCTTCTCAGTCTATCTAA
- a CDS encoding YbjN domain-containing protein, whose product MTSYQSQQEKPVTESVSDAELINEFIAETTSINYVEIVENVIDTLEQDDSAMVSHPSEGGYRWKFNYGSVEVFVQLTGITDEDTITVWSAVLKLPAKDEPKLMRQLLEMNASSTFESHFAIIENQVVVMGTRTLTDLSPSEVSRLITVVATIADNNDEALQSEFGLN is encoded by the coding sequence ATGACAAGCTACCAATCACAGCAAGAAAAGCCCGTAACTGAATCCGTGTCAGATGCGGAACTCATCAACGAATTTATCGCTGAGACAACGAGTATCAACTATGTAGAGATCGTTGAAAACGTCATCGATACTTTAGAACAAGATGACAGTGCAATGGTAAGTCATCCTTCAGAAGGAGGTTATCGTTGGAAGTTTAACTATGGTAGTGTAGAAGTCTTTGTCCAGCTGACTGGCATAACAGATGAAGATACCATAACGGTTTGGTCAGCGGTGCTAAAATTGCCTGCTAAGGATGAACCAAAATTAATGCGACAACTCTTGGAAATGAATGCATCAAGTACCTTTGAATCCCATTTTGCCATCATTGAAAACCAAGTAGTTGTTATGGGAACCCGCACTTTAACAGATTTATCCCCTAGTGAGGTTTCCCGTCTGATTACGGTGGTAGCAACTATCGCTGACAACAACGACGAAGCGTTACAATCTGAGTTCGGTCTTAATTGA
- a CDS encoding glycosyltransferase, with the protein MRKFYFLLPGTYGKFACGGLWAELKTLTLTQQICSADVVTYRQREKDKLFLDDLLREKNLDDVIFVVSWGFDVARLVAKLKQYNVVYHAHSAGYGFGLPSSIPIIAVSRNTMGYWGQKAPNSLIYYLPNQISNEFQNLNVERDIDVLIQSRKSSQYLIQELIPDLQQQCQVTIVNSYVEDIAGLFNRAKVYLYDSAEYWAQQGVSEGFGLQPMEALACGCQVFSSINGGLSDYLEPTFNCYKIAGYSREYDVQRILKVLKSWKPSNLPEEFFAEYRTGNIVQHLKVIIDDLNNFYDHKMHYTSNIKELTKMRLSQLNIQRIFTKLNQKIRRKDKS; encoded by the coding sequence ATGAGAAAATTTTATTTCTTACTTCCCGGAACATATGGTAAGTTTGCTTGCGGAGGGCTTTGGGCAGAGTTAAAAACATTAACGCTGACGCAGCAAATCTGTAGTGCTGATGTTGTGACTTATCGCCAAAGGGAAAAAGATAAGCTTTTTTTAGACGATTTACTTAGAGAAAAAAATTTAGATGATGTCATTTTTGTCGTTAGTTGGGGATTTGATGTAGCTCGACTTGTGGCAAAGCTCAAGCAATATAATGTTGTCTATCACGCACACAGCGCAGGTTATGGTTTTGGTTTGCCTTCAAGTATTCCCATCATTGCTGTTAGTCGAAATACTATGGGATATTGGGGGCAAAAAGCTCCAAATTCCCTAATTTATTATTTACCCAATCAAATTTCTAATGAATTTCAAAATCTCAACGTAGAAAGAGATATTGATGTTTTAATTCAATCTCGTAAATCTTCTCAATATCTAATTCAGGAATTGATTCCAGATTTGCAGCAGCAATGTCAGGTGACAATTGTTAATTCCTATGTTGAGGATATAGCTGGTCTATTTAATCGAGCTAAAGTTTACCTCTATGATTCAGCAGAATATTGGGCGCAACAAGGTGTAAGTGAAGGGTTTGGTCTCCAACCTATGGAAGCACTGGCTTGTGGTTGTCAAGTATTTTCTAGTATTAATGGTGGATTATCTGATTATTTAGAGCCTACGTTTAATTGCTATAAAATAGCTGGTTATTCAAGAGAATATGATGTTCAACGTATTCTGAAAGTGTTGAAGTCTTGGAAGCCATCCAATTTGCCAGAAGAGTTTTTTGCCGAGTACAGAACGGGTAATATCGTTCAACACTTGAAGGTGATTATTGATGATCTGAACAATTTTTACGACCACAAAATGCATTATACATCCAATATCAAAGAGTTGACAAAAATGCGTTTATCACAATTAAATATTCAGCGAATTTTTACTAAACTGAATCAGAAAATAAGGAGAAAGGATAAAAGCTGA
- a CDS encoding helix-turn-helix domain-containing protein, producing the protein MAGGESQTPVSLSDRELQIIDLVAAGLTNQEIAAKLEISKRTVDNHISNILTKTGTDNRVALVRWALHWGKVCLNDVNCCPLPNYNNDSTSSANSTNV; encoded by the coding sequence ATGGCTGGTGGCGAGTCTCAGACCCCTGTTAGTCTGTCAGACAGAGAACTGCAAATTATTGATTTAGTGGCCGCTGGCTTAACTAACCAAGAGATTGCAGCTAAGTTAGAAATAAGCAAGCGTACAGTTGACAACCATATCAGCAATATTCTCACCAAGACAGGCACAGATAACCGAGTTGCTCTTGTCCGTTGGGCATTGCACTGGGGCAAAGTCTGCTTGAATGATGTAAATTGCTGCCCTCTGCCTAATTACAACAATGATTCAACAAGTTCAGCTAACTCAACAAATGTCTAG
- the rfbB gene encoding dTDP-glucose 4,6-dehydratase gives MSRRLLVTGGAGFIGSNFVHHWLKVYPNDRVVVLDALTYAGNRRNLESVEKQENFRFVEGNICDRTLIAELLQVENIDTIAHFAAESHVDRSILGPGAFVETNVVGTFTLLDAFRQYWSGKGKPVEYRFLHVSTDEVYGSLSPTDPAFTESTPYAPNSPYSASKAGSDHLVHAYHHTYGLPTIITNCSNNYGSYQFPEKLIPLMCINALLGKPLPVYGDGKNVRDWLYVGDHCQALDVVIHSGKLGETYNIGGNNEVENINLVQMLCQLMNELAPNLLVHPSEQLITFVKDRPGHDRRYAIDATKITTQLGWTPSVTIAEGLRLTVEWYLTHRDWWEPLLSEEYQAYYRKVYA, from the coding sequence ATAAGTCGTCGGTTGTTGGTGACTGGTGGTGCGGGGTTTATTGGCTCTAATTTTGTACATCACTGGCTAAAGGTTTATCCAAATGACCGTGTGGTGGTGTTGGATGCTCTCACTTATGCGGGAAATCGTCGTAATTTGGAGTCTGTTGAGAAACAGGAGAATTTTCGCTTTGTAGAGGGAAATATTTGCGATCGCACTCTCATAGCGGAGTTGTTACAAGTAGAAAATATTGACACCATTGCCCATTTTGCTGCTGAATCCCATGTTGACAGGTCAATTTTGGGACCGGGTGCGTTTGTAGAAACGAATGTAGTCGGGACTTTTACCTTATTGGACGCTTTTCGCCAGTATTGGTCTGGGAAGGGTAAGCCAGTGGAGTATCGTTTTCTGCACGTTTCTACTGATGAGGTTTATGGTAGTTTGAGTCCCACAGATCCTGCTTTTACGGAAAGTACACCTTATGCTCCCAACAGCCCTTATTCAGCATCTAAAGCAGGAAGCGACCATTTAGTCCACGCTTATCACCATACTTACGGTTTACCGACAATTATTACAAATTGCTCTAATAACTATGGTTCCTATCAGTTTCCGGAAAAGCTAATTCCTCTGATGTGTATCAATGCTCTTCTAGGTAAGCCATTACCAGTTTATGGGGATGGTAAAAATGTGCGGGATTGGCTTTATGTTGGGGATCACTGTCAAGCTTTAGATGTCGTTATTCATTCTGGAAAACTAGGTGAAACTTATAACATTGGTGGTAATAATGAGGTGGAAAATATCAATCTCGTGCAAATGTTGTGTCAATTGATGAATGAATTAGCACCTAACTTACTCGTGCATCCATCAGAGCAATTGATTACTTTTGTTAAAGATAGACCTGGACATGACCGGAGATATGCTATAGACGCAACTAAAATTACAACACAATTGGGTTGGACGCCTTCGGTAACTATTGCAGAAGGTTTGCGTCTTACAGTGGAATGGTATCTTACCCATCGCGATTGGTGGGAACCTTTGCTATCTGAGGAGTATCAGGCTTATTACAGAAAGGTTTATGCTTAG
- a CDS encoding type II toxin-antitoxin system VapC family toxin — protein MTIVLLDSSPLGLITNPGKNSTAIKCRRLIQELVRNKILVAVPEIIDYEHRRELILCGSGGVERLDRLGELGLAYAPLTTEVMRKAAELWAWARKTGQPTAHKEKIDIDVILAAHSIVLSLETGKHTIIATSDSDHKRYKVDAVKWEDLTVEYCLNPIASKIPLRKSEQN, from the coding sequence ATGACCATTGTACTTCTAGATTCCAGCCCTTTAGGATTAATTACAAACCCTGGTAAAAACTCAACAGCAATAAAATGTAGAAGGTTGATTCAAGAATTAGTAAGAAATAAAATTTTAGTGGCAGTACCAGAAATCATAGATTATGAACATCGCCGCGAACTCATTCTCTGTGGTTCTGGAGGTGTTGAAAGACTAGATAGGTTAGGAGAACTAGGGTTAGCTTACGCTCCATTAACAACAGAGGTAATGAGGAAAGCAGCAGAGTTATGGGCATGGGCAAGAAAAACTGGTCAACCAACTGCACACAAAGAAAAAATTGATATTGACGTTATCCTAGCAGCACATTCAATAGTTTTAAGCTTAGAAACCGGAAAACATACAATAATTGCAACAAGTGACAGTGACCACAAGAGATATAAAGTGGACGCAGTAAAATGGGAAGATTTAACAGTAGAGTATTGTTTAAATCCAATAGCATCTAAAATTCCATTACGAAAATCTGAACAAAATTAG
- a CDS encoding Ycf66 family protein encodes MLAHVLALTVGLGSIALYIAAFFFPEIHRKNDFIWSGVGLFYALVLWIFAPRITGGLLLGHVASVALLGWFGWQTLSLRRQLTPTAQQTQIPSAEEVKTNLQSSVSQLSLQERLAPLQQWFSSTFSRPKDKVQHTGVTKTPETSKAAVSPTATPTVEISDQRSAIRLKPLGASPIAEPPTTDTEATTPTSRQPAEAVVDSEAKTKLVTEPIPPNPPSWQLVEAAQESAEDKTPPLPVVEVAPDAELAPPAETPPEQVPPNPPTQGS; translated from the coding sequence ATGCTGGCACACGTCCTAGCGTTGACAGTTGGTCTGGGTAGTATAGCGCTCTACATAGCAGCTTTCTTTTTCCCAGAAATCCACCGAAAGAATGATTTTATTTGGAGTGGTGTAGGGCTGTTCTACGCCTTGGTTTTATGGATATTTGCACCACGCATTACTGGAGGTCTTTTGCTGGGTCATGTGGCTAGTGTCGCTCTTTTGGGGTGGTTTGGCTGGCAAACACTCTCATTGCGCCGTCAACTGACGCCTACAGCACAACAAACCCAAATACCAAGTGCTGAAGAGGTCAAAACGAACCTTCAAAGCTCGGTTTCTCAGCTGTCACTGCAAGAACGACTCGCTCCGTTGCAACAGTGGTTTAGTAGCACCTTCTCTCGTCCAAAAGATAAGGTTCAACACACTGGGGTGACTAAGACCCCGGAAACTTCAAAAGCAGCTGTATCTCCTACAGCAACGCCAACGGTTGAAATTTCTGACCAACGCAGTGCGATACGGCTTAAGCCGTTAGGCGCTTCGCCTATCGCAGAACCGCCTACCACTGACACTGAAGCCACAACCCCAACATCAAGACAACCAGCAGAAGCAGTCGTTGATTCGGAAGCAAAAACCAAGCTTGTTACAGAACCAATTCCACCAAATCCTCCGTCCTGGCAATTGGTAGAAGCGGCTCAAGAAAGTGCAGAGGATAAAACACCGCCTCTTCCTGTTGTAGAAGTTGCTCCCGATGCTGAACTTGCTCCTCCTGCTGAAACACCTCCCGAACAAGTTCCACCAAATCCCCCAACTCAGGGTTCTTAA
- a CDS encoding DUF6334 family protein, with product MVVNKFPVGQPLTAVSIVEYEEFVGNELCLDKVQLIFQDSTVTLIPMTDTDEIEIRQEPNTTASVVNTPSWCQSFIGKKLMTVWVCENDQGYRDQVIFAFEYLRPSIAFVAEGSVVKAFCYEQIFRDRLIGLVADDPESVDEMLAEVMKDRVAHPLNQRFGKDN from the coding sequence ATGGTGGTGAATAAATTTCCTGTAGGACAGCCTTTAACAGCAGTATCAATAGTTGAATATGAAGAGTTTGTTGGTAATGAACTTTGTCTAGATAAAGTTCAGCTTATTTTTCAAGATTCAACAGTTACATTGATACCAATGACTGATACTGATGAAATAGAGATAAGGCAAGAACCAAATACCACTGCTTCTGTAGTAAATACTCCATCTTGGTGTCAGTCTTTCATTGGTAAAAAGTTAATGACCGTGTGGGTATGTGAAAATGACCAAGGTTATCGAGATCAAGTGATTTTTGCATTTGAGTATCTACGACCTAGTATTGCATTTGTGGCTGAAGGCTCAGTTGTTAAAGCGTTCTGCTATGAACAAATTTTCCGAGACCGATTGATAGGATTAGTCGCCGACGATCCTGAGTCGGTGGATGAAATGTTAGCAGAAGTCATGAAGGATAGGGTAGCACACCCACTCAATCAACGTTTTGGAAAGGATAATTGA
- the gndA gene encoding NADP-dependent phosphogluconate dehydrogenase, with protein MTQQSFGVIGLAVMGENIALNVERNGFPIAVYNRSRDKTDKFMAERANGRNVKAAFSLEEFVAALERPRRILIMVQAGKPVDAVIGQLKPLLDEGDIIIDGGNSWFEDTDRRTQELEPAGFRFLGMGVSGGEEGALNGPSLMPGGTQSSYKYLEPIFTKIAAQVDDGACVTYVGPGGSGHYVKMVHNGIEYGDMQLIAEAYDLLKSAAGLDHNQLHQVFSEWNTTDELNSFLIEITANIFPYIDPSTNLPLVDLIVDAAGQKGTGRWTVQTALELGVAIPTITAAVNGRIMSSYKQERIAASKILTGPTGKYQGDSKEFINKVRDALYCSKICSYAQGMALLSKASQTYNWNLQLGELARIWKGGCIIRAGFLNKIKNAFGENSSLPNLLLAPEFKQTILDRQNAWRDVLATAAKLGIPVPAFSASLDYFDSYRRDRLPQNLTQAQRDYFGAHTYERLDKPGAFHTEWVPITEKNG; from the coding sequence ATGACACAGCAAAGCTTTGGTGTGATTGGTCTAGCCGTTATGGGAGAGAACATCGCTCTAAACGTTGAGCGAAACGGCTTTCCAATCGCAGTTTACAACCGCTCGCGCGACAAGACCGATAAATTCATGGCGGAACGTGCTAACGGAAGAAACGTCAAAGCCGCGTTTTCTCTGGAAGAGTTCGTAGCTGCCTTGGAACGTCCCAGACGAATTTTGATTATGGTTCAAGCTGGTAAGCCTGTAGATGCAGTGATTGGCCAGCTTAAACCTTTGCTAGACGAAGGTGACATCATTATCGACGGTGGCAACTCTTGGTTTGAAGATACAGATCGACGCACTCAAGAATTGGAACCTGCTGGTTTTCGGTTCCTTGGGATGGGCGTCAGTGGTGGTGAAGAAGGAGCACTCAATGGTCCTTCACTCATGCCGGGAGGGACACAAAGCTCTTACAAGTATTTGGAGCCAATTTTTACGAAAATTGCGGCTCAAGTCGATGATGGTGCTTGCGTAACCTACGTTGGTCCCGGTGGTTCCGGTCACTACGTGAAGATGGTGCATAACGGCATTGAGTATGGTGATATGCAGCTAATTGCAGAAGCCTACGATTTGCTGAAAAGTGCTGCTGGATTGGATCACAATCAGCTCCATCAAGTTTTTAGTGAGTGGAATACCACCGACGAACTAAATTCTTTCTTGATTGAAATTACTGCCAACATCTTCCCCTATATCGACCCAAGTACAAATTTACCTCTGGTAGATTTGATTGTTGACGCGGCTGGTCAAAAGGGAACCGGACGTTGGACAGTACAAACTGCTTTGGAATTGGGTGTTGCTATTCCGACCATTACCGCCGCAGTCAATGGTCGAATCATGTCTTCCTACAAGCAAGAACGTATTGCAGCATCTAAGATCCTCACAGGTCCAACAGGCAAATATCAGGGTGATAGCAAAGAGTTTATCAACAAAGTTCGCGATGCTCTCTACTGCTCAAAAATCTGTTCCTATGCTCAAGGAATGGCTTTGCTATCCAAAGCTTCCCAAACATATAACTGGAATTTGCAACTGGGCGAATTGGCACGGATTTGGAAGGGTGGCTGTATCATTCGGGCTGGATTTTTGAATAAAATCAAGAATGCTTTTGGCGAAAATTCATCTCTACCCAACCTGCTCTTAGCGCCTGAATTTAAACAGACAATCCTTGATAGGCAAAATGCTTGGCGGGATGTTTTGGCAACTGCAGCAAAACTAGGTATCCCAGTACCAGCATTCAGTGCATCTTTGGATTACTTTGATAGCTACCGTCGCGATCGCCTACCTCAAAACCTGACTCAAGCACAACGCGACTACTTTGGCGCACACACCTACGAGCGTCTAGACAAACCCGGTGCTTTCCACACTGAGTGGGTCCCTATTACCGAGAAGAACGGCTAA